The following are encoded together in the Serratia odorifera genome:
- a CDS encoding tail fiber assembly protein codes for MLQKNFGRNMLKVVYGGSGVVVQASDDASTLWPVGASVAEIPTEQIPKGFSLPLRGGGDWQYNGKRIVPRVYTADEQQKRGEQKKQALMEVAETIIAPLSRAVRLKMASDKEKGRLAAWERYSVLLSRVSPRDTPNITWPDKPVS; via the coding sequence GTGTTGCAAAAAAACTTTGGGCGTAACATGCTGAAAGTGGTGTATGGCGGGAGCGGGGTCGTTGTTCAGGCCAGCGATGATGCCAGTACGCTGTGGCCCGTTGGCGCCTCTGTGGCTGAAATCCCGACGGAGCAAATCCCGAAGGGGTTCAGCCTGCCGCTGAGGGGGGGGGGTGACTGGCAATACAACGGTAAGCGCATCGTGCCACGGGTCTACACGGCAGACGAGCAGCAAAAGAGGGGGGAGCAGAAAAAGCAGGCGCTGATGGAGGTGGCGGAGACGATAATCGCTCCGCTGTCCAGGGCAGTTCGCCTTAAGATGGCCAGCGACAAGGAGAAGGGCAGGCTGGCGGCCTGGGAGCGCTATAGCGTGCTGCTGAGTCGAGTCAGTCCGCGGGATACACCGAACATCACCTGGCCGGACAAGCCGGTGTCATGA
- a CDS encoding RIO1 family regulatory kinase/ATPase codes for MYKYISKNKRKDKFNDSMNDNEKLPNLGSLIGRGSTADVYEDTKNPSFLYKKYDLIGNERKDVIKEAKQESKLFNIFYGADSSSTIQHGKDIYLRMLRVPGIPLSEIDTVDIPSNLDELYLKMICDMNELRIIHGDLNTGNMIYNTECNKLFPIDFKNVYSEYHSKNKNNKNNIDKQLQLRAADFYSLLHRKKMHSNL; via the coding sequence ATGTACAAATACATTTCAAAAAACAAACGCAAAGATAAATTTAATGATTCAATGAATGATAATGAAAAACTTCCTAACTTAGGAAGTTTAATAGGACGCGGGTCAACCGCGGATGTTTATGAAGACACAAAGAATCCAAGTTTTTTATACAAAAAGTATGACTTAATAGGCAATGAGCGCAAAGATGTAATTAAAGAAGCTAAGCAGGAGTCAAAACTTTTCAATATTTTCTACGGAGCCGACTCATCCTCCACAATCCAACACGGCAAGGACATTTATCTTCGAATGTTACGTGTTCCTGGCATCCCTCTTAGTGAAATAGACACTGTTGATATACCATCTAACCTAGATGAGCTTTATCTAAAAATGATATGCGATATGAATGAATTAAGAATAATTCACGGTGATTTAAATACGGGAAATATGATATATAACACAGAGTGCAATAAATTATTTCCTATCGACTTCAAGAATGTATACTCAGAATACCACTCAAAAAACAAAAACAACAAAAACAACATCGACAAGCAATTGCAATTGCGCGCGGCAGACTTTTACTCATTATTACATCGCAAGAAAATGCACTCTAATTTATAA